One window of Deinococcus roseus genomic DNA carries:
- a CDS encoding PAS domain S-box protein produces the protein MTSTVSSGEVHLLCIFRLQNDGSLKHTSWFTEPREEVFAALQYASDNLQLADEQQNNFLRLNEYRLQILRELGGQGFNVLVYHDVPDAPLEHATDNVFYSVFKYSSIGMALVGIDGKWLQVNDALCDLLKYSRDELLNMSFQEVTHPEDVKEDLNYLQLLLDRKIETYQLLKRYITREGKVLWAQLNVSLIWRRDGTPRFLVAQIQDQTESIQYRDHLEKLNYDLEEAQKTARIATFLIDLQAHTITFSKSVRELVSHWKGTMRFRSLQQDLSAEQYEAFLNWISRCQDSLKPEDLEVHLTGFVNASLLFKGRLDQHDHNRILGVVQR, from the coding sequence ATGACAAGCACAGTCAGTTCGGGCGAAGTGCACCTGCTCTGCATTTTCCGACTTCAAAACGATGGCAGCCTCAAGCACACCTCCTGGTTCACCGAACCCAGAGAGGAGGTTTTTGCCGCCCTGCAGTATGCCAGCGACAACCTGCAACTGGCTGATGAACAGCAGAACAATTTCCTGCGCCTGAACGAATACCGACTGCAAATCCTGCGTGAACTGGGAGGGCAGGGCTTCAATGTGCTGGTGTACCACGATGTTCCAGATGCCCCTCTGGAACACGCCACCGACAATGTTTTTTATTCGGTGTTCAAATACTCTTCCATTGGGATGGCCCTGGTGGGCATTGATGGGAAGTGGCTGCAGGTCAACGATGCCCTCTGCGACCTCCTGAAATACTCCCGCGATGAACTGCTGAACATGTCCTTCCAGGAGGTCACCCACCCCGAGGATGTCAAAGAAGACCTCAATTACCTGCAACTCCTGCTGGACCGCAAAATCGAGACCTACCAGCTGCTCAAACGCTACATCACCCGTGAAGGAAAAGTGCTGTGGGCACAGCTGAATGTCTCCCTGATCTGGCGCAGGGACGGCACCCCCCGTTTCCTGGTGGCCCAGATTCAGGACCAGACCGAAAGCATCCAGTACCGCGACCACCTGGAAAAACTCAATTACGACCTGGAAGAAGCCCAGAAAACCGCCCGCATCGCCACCTTCCTGATTGACCTGCAGGCCCACACCATCACCTTCTCCAAAAGCGTGCGGGAACTGGTCAGCCACTGGAAAGGCACCATGCGTTTCCGTTCCCTGCAGCAGGACCTCAGCGCCGAACAGTACGAGGCTTTCCTGAACTGGATCAGCCGTTGCCAGGACTCCCTCAAACCAGAAGACCTGGAAGTGCACCTGACCGGTTTTGTGAACGCCAGCCTGCTGTTCAAAGGCCGTCTGGACCAGCACGACCACAACAGGATTCTCGGGGTGGTGCAGAGGTAA
- a CDS encoding response regulator transcription factor gives MSSSHRSQPRILIVEDSLVQSSMMQSYLKGQEYQVMAAHTGKSALEQVSQADLVILDVILPDMSGYEVLTHIRENHLRAKVIMLSTLSDTPFKVRGLKSGADDYLGKPFDLTELEARIQALLRQNFNPLESTTGSLRISKVDQCVYIAQKKIDLSKQETELLWYMAEHPEKSHSRQELLDNVWSSDFQGGERIIDVMVVSLRKKLGNKVIQTVRGVGYQLHPEEAGK, from the coding sequence ATGTCCTCTTCCCATCGGTCCCAACCGAGAATCCTGATTGTTGAAGACAGCCTGGTGCAGTCTTCCATGATGCAGTCTTACCTGAAAGGTCAGGAGTACCAGGTCATGGCTGCCCACACTGGCAAATCTGCCCTGGAGCAGGTTTCCCAGGCCGATCTGGTGATCCTGGATGTGATTTTGCCTGACATGAGCGGTTATGAGGTGCTCACCCACATCCGGGAGAACCATTTGCGGGCCAAGGTGATCATGCTCAGCACCTTATCAGATACGCCTTTCAAGGTGCGCGGTTTGAAAAGCGGCGCAGATGACTACCTGGGCAAACCCTTCGACCTGACCGAACTGGAAGCCCGCATTCAGGCCCTGCTGCGGCAGAACTTCAATCCGCTGGAATCCACCACGGGGTCCCTGAGGATCAGCAAGGTGGATCAGTGCGTTTACATTGCCCAGAAGAAAATTGACCTCTCCAAGCAGGAAACCGAACTGCTCTGGTACATGGCAGAACACCCAGAAAAGTCACACTCCCGTCAGGAGTTGCTGGACAACGTCTGGAGCTCAGATTTTCAGGGTGGAGAACGCATCATCGATGTGATGGTGGTTTCCCTGCGCAAGAAACTGGGCAACAAGGTGATCCAGACTGTTCGCGGCGTGGGTTACCAGTTGCACCCTGAAGAAGCTGGAAAGTAA
- a CDS encoding ImmA/IrrE family metallo-endopeptidase, producing MDPKPQHKDRMRELALDFARTHQARDLYSLGEAAGARLVFMDLGERDGAYDPVHKAIIINPTRDLNRQKFTLAHEIAHALLLDDDELLSDIHEDFEGDGLEVVIEKLCDWGAANILIEPEVLKEVTDRHGISAQAVMDLSRKAQISLRSAMVAIAEHAQTPALIVLFQPAAPQKPLIVNFTAQNALFKYTLTLGQVLPQDHAVQVSFDTRLPLDEDSYVPFASGKKMPAHLTTYPEKHRVVGVFRTR from the coding sequence ATGGACCCCAAACCCCAGCACAAAGACCGCATGCGTGAACTCGCCCTGGATTTTGCCCGCACCCATCAGGCCAGGGATCTGTACAGCCTGGGAGAGGCTGCCGGAGCCAGACTGGTGTTCATGGACCTCGGAGAGCGGGATGGTGCCTATGATCCGGTGCACAAGGCCATCATCATCAACCCCACCCGCGACCTCAACCGCCAGAAGTTCACCCTGGCCCATGAAATCGCCCATGCCCTGTTGCTGGACGACGACGAACTCCTCAGTGACATCCACGAAGACTTTGAAGGGGACGGTCTGGAAGTGGTCATCGAGAAACTCTGCGACTGGGGTGCAGCGAACATCCTGATCGAGCCAGAGGTTCTGAAAGAGGTCACAGATCGGCACGGAATCAGTGCGCAGGCCGTGATGGACCTCAGCCGCAAAGCCCAGATCAGCTTGCGCAGTGCCATGGTGGCCATTGCAGAACATGCCCAGACGCCTGCTTTGATTGTGCTTTTCCAGCCTGCAGCACCGCAAAAACCATTGATTGTGAACTTCACAGCCCAGAATGCCCTGTTCAAATACACCCTGACCCTCGGGCAGGTGCTGCCACAGGACCATGCGGTGCAGGTCAGTTTCGACACCCGCCTCCCGCTGGATGAAGACAGCTACGTTCCGTTTGCCAGCGGCAAAAAAATGCCTGCCCACCTCACCACCTACCCGGAGAAGCACCGGGTCGTTGGGGTGTTCAGGACACGCTGA
- a CDS encoding NAD(P)H-hydrate dehydratase — protein MALILTSRQIKKLDQTLAEKGLLEVTVENAGRSVAEALHRSHAQARVLVVAGKGFNGADALVAARHLLTLGHEIRVLVHPEAHPDSLQKLQVFAHTTPLNNEQLRLNLPQVDVVLEGLLGTGFRPPLSLEYASWIELLNASRKPVLSIDLPSGVQADVPVLPELAVRATRTLALGGFKPCHLFEPASEWAGEVELLSIGVPGQYTHQFTSTHTMEAYEVRQWLPRRNQSAHKGSAGEVWVLGGKSGMTGCVALTALAALRTGSGLVRYSSIVPIDGAPLEAIGHALKDWQEVQNLPFKGAVALGMGLGEQAAEVADWVLKKHIPTVIDADALQTSLRGKGHEWAVFTPHPGEAARMLETDTAEVLADPLTTVKALQKQYGGVVVLKGGPTVTATKQTTWVNTTGNPGMASAGMGDTLAGIIASLLGQGLSAKHAALSGVYLHGLAGDLCFKHHHYGLQASDVSRHLGTAWHTLIHGD, from the coding sequence ATGGCATTGATTCTCACCTCCCGACAGATCAAAAAACTGGACCAGACCCTGGCCGAAAAAGGGCTGCTGGAAGTCACGGTGGAGAATGCAGGCCGCAGTGTGGCCGAAGCGCTGCACCGCTCCCATGCTCAGGCACGGGTGCTGGTGGTGGCCGGGAAAGGATTCAATGGGGCAGATGCACTGGTGGCCGCCCGTCACCTGCTCACCCTTGGCCATGAGATCCGGGTGCTGGTTCACCCGGAGGCCCACCCGGACAGCCTGCAGAAATTGCAGGTTTTTGCGCACACCACGCCCCTGAACAACGAGCAGTTGCGCCTCAATTTGCCCCAGGTGGACGTGGTGCTGGAAGGGTTGCTGGGCACCGGGTTTCGCCCCCCGCTCAGCCTGGAGTACGCCTCCTGGATTGAACTCCTGAACGCCTCCAGAAAACCTGTGCTGAGCATTGATTTGCCCAGTGGGGTGCAGGCCGATGTGCCCGTGCTGCCTGAACTGGCGGTCCGGGCCACCCGCACCCTGGCCCTGGGGGGCTTCAAGCCCTGCCACCTTTTTGAACCGGCCAGCGAATGGGCCGGAGAGGTGGAACTGCTGTCCATCGGGGTGCCCGGTCAGTACACCCACCAGTTCACCAGCACCCACACCATGGAAGCCTACGAAGTGCGGCAATGGCTTCCCAGACGCAACCAGAGTGCGCACAAAGGCAGCGCCGGGGAAGTGTGGGTGCTGGGAGGAAAGTCAGGCATGACGGGATGTGTGGCCCTCACTGCCCTGGCTGCGCTGCGCACCGGAAGTGGTCTGGTGCGGTATTCCAGCATTGTGCCCATTGATGGCGCTCCGCTGGAAGCCATTGGCCATGCCCTGAAAGACTGGCAGGAGGTGCAAAACCTGCCTTTCAAAGGGGCAGTGGCCCTCGGGATGGGTCTGGGAGAGCAGGCGGCTGAAGTGGCAGACTGGGTTTTGAAAAAACACATTCCCACCGTCATAGATGCAGATGCCCTGCAAACCTCCCTGCGCGGCAAAGGCCATGAATGGGCGGTGTTCACCCCGCACCCCGGAGAGGCTGCCCGCATGCTGGAAACAGACACAGCAGAAGTGCTTGCAGATCCTCTCACAACTGTGAAAGCCCTGCAGAAGCAGTATGGAGGGGTGGTGGTCCTGAAAGGTGGTCCCACCGTCACCGCCACCAAACAGACCACCTGGGTCAACACCACCGGCAACCCCGGCATGGCCTCCGCAGGCATGGGAGACACCCTGGCAGGCATCATTGCCAGTTTGCTGGGACAGGGCCTCAGTGCCAAACATGCTGCCCTCAGTGGTGTTTATCTGCACGGTCTGGCCGGAGACCTCTGCTTCAAACACCACCATTATGGCCTGCAGGCCAGCGATGTGTCCCGGCACCTCGGAACGGCCTGGCACACCCTCATCCACGGAGATTGA
- a CDS encoding tetratricopeptide repeat protein, whose amino-acid sequence MTDSKTPLSWRESIQAGNFEQAEARIQALELVGEYHPELLAAVQAMVALLGDVRSRQFSKALQQTRALEPLREFLSPEELRLGIENLQQTEKQDTRDPEALKAQLQTALDTPYVRAEALNRLGVLQVRLKDPVQARSLFEAAVQADPRHYRAISNLGNIALEAGNNKEAEAHYRKALEINPEYPLAHNNLAVLLRKQKRYGASIQSLKKSQRLEQRALLQQAREEGRQQSMNLRLGAIAFYVVLVLLVLWFVLSR is encoded by the coding sequence ATGACTGACAGCAAGACCCCGCTGAGCTGGCGGGAGTCCATTCAAGCAGGCAACTTCGAGCAGGCCGAGGCCCGCATCCAGGCTCTGGAACTGGTGGGGGAGTACCATCCAGAGCTGCTGGCTGCCGTGCAGGCCATGGTTGCCCTGCTGGGCGATGTGCGTTCCCGGCAGTTCTCAAAGGCTTTGCAACAGACCAGAGCACTGGAGCCCCTCCGGGAATTCCTGTCTCCAGAGGAGCTCAGGCTTGGCATCGAGAACCTGCAACAAACCGAAAAGCAAGACACCCGCGATCCAGAAGCCCTGAAAGCACAGTTGCAGACTGCTCTGGACACCCCTTACGTGCGCGCAGAAGCCCTGAACCGACTGGGGGTTTTGCAGGTGCGCCTGAAAGATCCGGTGCAGGCCCGCAGCCTGTTTGAAGCGGCGGTGCAGGCCGACCCCCGCCATTACCGGGCCATCAGCAACCTGGGAAACATTGCCCTGGAAGCAGGAAACAACAAGGAAGCAGAAGCCCATTACCGCAAAGCCCTGGAGATCAACCCCGAGTATCCGCTGGCCCACAACAACCTGGCGGTGCTGCTCAGGAAACAGAAGCGGTACGGGGCTTCCATACAGTCCCTCAAGAAAAGCCAGCGTCTGGAACAGCGCGCCCTCCTGCAACAGGCCCGTGAGGAAGGTCGCCAGCAAAGCATGAACCTGCGGCTGGGGGCCATTGCTTTTTATGTGGTGCTGGTGCTGCTGGTGCTCTGGTTTGTGCTTTCGAGGTAA
- a CDS encoding FAD-binding oxidoreductase, translating into MKLELEDLLLVVNATENLQDIHQHLPEGVRLRAAKVNLTLGECLARGGFGELNANPFRHEVLGLTYLSEVGAVETGGIVVKNVSGYDLTRLVIGSGKQAFQSANLRLRPEPTSKLYRTTAQVSFAELKQQGWAYAWKTMQHTYVEGDQVEGDQDVPAGFEQVVYCTDVPTEDVRGPLGLQPVQNDLTLRVLDALKLKSQA; encoded by the coding sequence ATGAAACTGGAACTCGAAGACCTCCTGCTTGTGGTCAATGCCACAGAGAACCTGCAAGACATTCACCAGCACCTGCCTGAAGGGGTGCGCCTGCGGGCAGCAAAAGTCAACCTGACCCTGGGCGAATGTCTGGCCAGAGGAGGCTTTGGAGAACTGAATGCCAACCCTTTCCGCCATGAGGTGCTGGGCCTGACCTACCTCAGTGAAGTGGGGGCTGTGGAAACCGGGGGCATCGTGGTGAAAAACGTCAGCGGATACGACCTGACCCGTCTGGTGATTGGCAGTGGAAAACAGGCGTTCCAGAGTGCCAACTTGCGCCTCAGGCCTGAACCCACCAGCAAACTGTACCGCACCACGGCCCAGGTCAGCTTTGCAGAACTGAAACAGCAAGGCTGGGCCTACGCCTGGAAAACCATGCAACACACTTATGTGGAAGGCGATCAGGTGGAAGGTGATCAGGACGTCCCTGCAGGTTTTGAGCAGGTGGTTTACTGCACCGATGTGCCCACCGAAGACGTGCGGGGGCCCCTGGGCTTGCAACCCGTTCAGAACGACCTGACCCTCAGGGTGCTGGACGCACTGAAACTGAAAAGTCAGGCCTGA
- a CDS encoding tetratricopeptide repeat protein yields MQTTWLKILEHLRPSLRGQRDEHGHVGSLRWLEKQMESKNANPHAVRNIIYREIGTAEDKSTLFQIIASLYEQNNMELPEPPEGARDVASSRVMKQASQLLGRQKKRAYRQFIAGIRTGRAPRMVVVGRNGVGKTILIDHLERSLRELGVQESYRLMLDGEIAPSLTSILELSGANAESLARLHSGLPFAVQASLQHEVARLIRERMEGKILLIRIGNAPNTIAGTQPRNALGETISLSRWVWENLFLPLQTTSTSVLLALSDPREVHPHYKGEIITLKPPTLEEARRFLTTRMPATPSEADRLIRQSGRNLEQLALIAGLSALGSGAKVHDVRTVLSDPEVRSLLTVLAAAILPGESSAPRFVVEHAMGRPLGTLPEVYRNLMDDTSSKTVRVVSRDLLPEVKKHLRSEELAKAHRLASDAYAKALENAREGEKAVFEERMLAHLARSGAWAEVIQWVSKHGERYGVLADAWARARRQVHGGVLESLARVVAGYYAALGQYAHPDARDAISVMLESNDTGARAWGRVKLAESAIDRAAYEAAQNLLNNHDIQDVLSGKETSEIARVTRAEAVLVQAALSRWQGDLEAATKSVNLAVEYASEADSTLSNRTKLWRGLIMKDSGHWTEALNDLSAILDRDPLLYARARYQEGDLRLRLGQPFPAVTALKEAHDALESAGAALEERARVTARYATGLRRLGRIPEAKTVMDEAERLSQGTDPVIQARVISEKAPIMLAMENFREGLRLAQAATQALRTGTERRQEAQYREWRASYRIGLAYLARGLGNPYLPPFPGPNFDHPDIQVARTILHRVLEEATPYTHTADRYTILITDILLNLAAAEPDAHKALVHAKRALDLTNHSYAEAQVRATLADVYLRMQEADKALAEVNRAHALLRRAALGMQDPSNQTRPDPGVTSALISLEARALMQTEPDLKATLLWVKTAMQDPDLAGFKASVMREIGKALEDHQDQQQAQKTMLEVFPQLKGCELSLRDALSMLV; encoded by the coding sequence ATGCAAACCACCTGGCTGAAAATCCTGGAACACCTGCGGCCCTCCCTGCGCGGCCAGCGGGACGAGCACGGGCACGTGGGCAGCCTGCGCTGGCTGGAAAAGCAGATGGAATCCAAGAATGCCAATCCACACGCTGTGCGCAACATCATTTACAGAGAGATTGGCACCGCAGAGGACAAGAGCACCCTGTTTCAGATCATTGCCAGCCTGTACGAGCAGAACAACATGGAGTTGCCCGAACCCCCCGAAGGGGCCAGGGATGTGGCCTCCAGCCGGGTGATGAAACAGGCCTCCCAGCTGCTGGGACGGCAGAAAAAGCGGGCCTACCGCCAGTTCATTGCAGGCATCAGGACAGGCCGTGCGCCGAGGATGGTGGTGGTGGGGCGCAATGGGGTCGGAAAAACCATCCTGATTGACCACCTGGAACGCTCTCTCAGGGAACTGGGCGTGCAGGAAAGTTACCGCCTGATGCTCGATGGCGAAATTGCCCCCTCATTGACCAGCATTCTGGAACTGTCCGGGGCCAATGCAGAAAGCCTGGCCAGATTGCACTCGGGTCTGCCTTTTGCCGTGCAGGCCAGCCTGCAACATGAGGTGGCCCGCCTGATCCGGGAACGCATGGAAGGCAAGATCCTGCTGATCCGCATTGGCAACGCCCCCAACACCATTGCTGGCACGCAACCCAGAAATGCGCTGGGAGAAACCATCAGCCTGTCCCGCTGGGTGTGGGAGAACCTGTTTTTGCCTTTGCAGACCACCTCCACCAGTGTGCTGCTGGCCCTCAGTGATCCCCGTGAGGTGCATCCGCACTACAAAGGTGAGATCATCACCTTGAAACCCCCCACGCTGGAAGAAGCCCGGCGCTTTCTGACCACCCGCATGCCTGCCACCCCCAGCGAAGCAGACCGCCTGATCCGGCAGAGTGGGCGCAATCTGGAACAACTGGCCCTGATTGCAGGGCTTTCAGCGCTGGGCAGTGGCGCCAAAGTGCATGATGTGCGCACCGTCCTGAGCGACCCTGAAGTGCGTTCCCTGCTGACGGTGCTGGCTGCAGCCATCCTGCCTGGAGAATCCAGCGCTCCCCGTTTCGTGGTGGAACATGCCATGGGCCGTCCTCTGGGCACCCTCCCAGAGGTGTACCGCAACCTGATGGACGACACCTCCAGCAAAACCGTGCGGGTGGTCTCCAGGGATTTGCTCCCGGAGGTCAAAAAACACCTGCGCAGCGAAGAACTGGCCAAAGCCCACCGTCTGGCCTCGGATGCTTATGCAAAAGCGCTGGAAAATGCCCGTGAAGGTGAAAAAGCTGTCTTTGAAGAACGCATGCTGGCCCACCTGGCCCGCTCTGGAGCCTGGGCCGAGGTGATCCAGTGGGTCTCCAAACACGGTGAACGCTATGGGGTGCTGGCCGATGCCTGGGCCAGGGCCAGACGGCAGGTGCATGGCGGGGTGCTGGAATCGCTGGCCCGCGTGGTGGCGGGTTATTACGCCGCTCTCGGACAGTACGCCCACCCGGACGCCAGAGATGCCATCAGCGTGATGCTGGAAAGCAACGACACCGGAGCACGCGCCTGGGGTCGCGTCAAACTGGCCGAGAGCGCCATTGACCGTGCAGCTTACGAGGCCGCCCAGAACCTTTTAAACAACCATGACATTCAGGATGTGCTGTCGGGCAAAGAAACCAGTGAAATTGCCCGTGTGACCCGTGCAGAAGCGGTGCTGGTGCAGGCCGCTCTTTCACGCTGGCAGGGAGACCTGGAAGCCGCCACAAAATCCGTCAATCTGGCCGTGGAATACGCCAGTGAGGCAGACTCCACCCTGTCCAACCGCACCAAGTTGTGGCGCGGCCTGATCATGAAAGACTCCGGGCACTGGACCGAGGCTTTGAATGACCTTTCCGCCATTCTGGACCGTGACCCCCTGCTTTATGCCCGTGCCAGGTACCAGGAAGGGGATTTGAGGCTGCGTCTGGGTCAGCCTTTTCCTGCTGTCACTGCTTTAAAAGAAGCCCATGATGCCCTGGAAAGTGCAGGTGCAGCGCTGGAAGAAAGGGCACGTGTGACCGCCCGTTATGCCACAGGTTTGAGGCGACTGGGCCGCATCCCAGAAGCCAAAACCGTGATGGATGAAGCAGAGAGGCTGTCCCAGGGCACCGATCCGGTGATTCAGGCCCGGGTGATCTCCGAAAAAGCGCCCATCATGCTGGCGATGGAGAACTTCCGGGAAGGTCTGCGGCTGGCCCAGGCTGCAACGCAGGCCCTGCGCACCGGAACCGAACGCCGCCAGGAAGCCCAGTACCGGGAATGGCGGGCCAGTTACCGCATCGGACTGGCGTATCTGGCCAGGGGTCTGGGAAATCCGTATTTGCCTCCCTTCCCCGGTCCCAATTTTGACCACCCGGACATCCAGGTGGCCAGAACCATCCTGCACCGGGTTCTGGAGGAAGCCACCCCCTACACCCACACGGCAGACCGTTACACCATCCTGATCACGGACATCCTCTTGAATCTTGCTGCAGCAGAACCCGATGCCCACAAGGCTCTGGTGCATGCAAAACGGGCACTGGATCTCACCAACCACAGTTACGCAGAGGCCCAGGTGCGGGCCACCCTGGCAGATGTGTATTTGCGCATGCAGGAAGCAGACAAAGCCCTGGCAGAGGTCAACCGTGCCCATGCCCTGCTCAGGCGGGCAGCCCTGGGCATGCAGGACCCCAGCAACCAGACCCGCCCGGATCCCGGCGTGACCAGCGCCCTGATCAGCCTGGAAGCCCGCGCCCTGATGCAAACCGAACCCGACCTGAAAGCCACTTTGCTGTGGGTCAAAACCGCAATGCAGGACCCAGACCTTGCCGGATTCAAGGCCAGTGTGATGCGGGAAATTGGCAAGGCGCTGGAAGACCACCAGGACCAGCAACAGGCCCAGAAAACCATGCTGGAGGTCTTTCCGCAACTCAAAGGTTGCGAACTCAGCTTGCGGGATGCCCTGAGCATGCTGGTTTAA
- a CDS encoding MarR family winged helix-turn-helix transcriptional regulator: protein MQEEPPTQEDCTEFMLAWRQFFHSMKHGMMRDIERELNIDASDMPLLQALHQGYVHPGEISQGFGFPPPVVSQMIVRTVRQGLVSRELDPEDSRRIRLNLTDTGKSVVQQAHHFLQSRFQNSKLSSAELRHISQELLKLSEALKEDT from the coding sequence ATGCAAGAAGAACCTCCCACCCAGGAAGACTGCACCGAATTCATGCTGGCCTGGAGGCAATTTTTCCATTCCATGAAACACGGCATGATGCGGGACATCGAGCGTGAACTGAACATCGATGCCTCAGACATGCCGCTTTTGCAGGCTTTGCACCAGGGGTACGTGCATCCTGGAGAAATCAGCCAGGGGTTCGGATTTCCTCCTCCGGTGGTGTCCCAGATGATCGTTCGCACCGTCAGGCAGGGACTGGTTTCCCGTGAACTCGATCCTGAGGATTCCAGACGCATCCGGCTGAACCTCACCGACACAGGAAAAAGTGTGGTTCAGCAGGCACATCATTTTCTGCAGAGCCGGTTCCAGAATTCAAAACTCAGCTCTGCTGAACTCCGACACATTTCTCAGGAACTGTTGAAACTCAGTGAAGCACTCAAGGAGGACACATGA